GTCCTTGCGCGGGGCGGTGAAGGTGAGGTGCACCATCTGCATCAGCGTCTCGAGGTCGTTCGGCGACGCGTTGCCGGTCAAGCCCTCCTCGAGCTCGTTGATGCGCGGATTGAGGGACGCGATCTTCCCCGCGAGCGACTTCCGGAGCTGGACCGCGTCGACGGGCCCGATGCCGCCCTGGCTCACGATCGTGTCGGCGGCGCGCGCGGTGTCGAAGTCGGCGTCCTTCACGAGGGAGGTGCCGCCCGGCGAGAACGCGGAGAGCTTCACCTCGTCGTTGGCGAAGGTCGTCGGCTTCACGACGACCCGCACGCCGTTCGACAGCGTCCACTCCGTGACGCCGATCTCGGCGATCGACTTCGTCGCGGTGACCTTCCCCGGCGCCGGCGCCTTCGCCATGAGCGGCACGCCCTCGCCGCCGTCGTCGTACGGCTTCACGTCCTTCGCCGCGAGCTCCTTGTCGAGCGCGGAGAACGTCTCCGGCGTCGGCTTCACCATCTTGGGCCCGCCCGCGACCGCGAGCACGTGGCTCCCCTTCCCGAGCGTCTTCCCGAGGACGTTCAGCTCCTCGAGCGTGATGGTGGGGAGCATCTCCTCCGCGAGCGCGAGCTCCTTCTCGGGGCCCGGCATCGCCTCTTCGGTGAGGAAGTTGCGGACGATCTCGGCGGAGAAGACGCGCGAGTCGCGCTTGTCGTACTCCTTCACGTGCTGCTGGAAGTTGCGGAGGGTCGACGCCTTCGCGCGCTCGAGCTCGCTCTTCACGAAGCCGTGCTTCTCGACGCGGAGGAGCTCCTCCCGGAGCGCCGCGTAGCCGGCGGGGATGCCGTCCTCCTTCACCGTCGCGTTCTGGCTGAAGACGTCGAGCGAGCGGACTCCCCCGCCCGCGTACGACATCGCGCTCAAGAACGGCGCGTTCGGCGCGCGGCGGATCTCGTCGAAGCGCGCGTTGAGCATGCTGTTGTAGAGCTGCTCGGTGAGGACGCGGCGGTAGTCCTTCGCGCTCTTGTGCGGCCGCTTCGGCAGCTTCGTCATCACGCTGATCGACGTCGCCGTCATCTCGGGATCGGTCTCGATGCTGTAGAGGTCCTGCGCGTGCGCCGGCACCTCCGCGAGCGCGCGCGGCTTCGCGTTCTTCGCCGCCGGCGGCAGGTTCGAGAACTCCGCCTTGATCTGCTTCTCGATGTCCGCGGCGGTGAAGTCGCCGACCGCGATCACCGCCATGTTGTCGGGGCGATACCAGTCTTTGTAGTAGCGATAGAGCGTGTCGCGCGACGCGGTCTTCAGGATCTCCGGCTTCCCGATCGTGATGCGCTCGGCGTACTTCGATCCGTGGAAGAGGACCGGCGCGCGCTTGTCGAAGAGGCGCATCCCGGCGCCGCGGCCGAGCCGCCACTCCTCGAGGACGACGCCGCGCTCCTTGTCGACCTCGACCGGGTCGAAGGTCACGTCGCCGGCCCAGTCGCGCAGCACGTTGAAGGCCTTCGCGAGGATCTCCGGTTTGTCGGTCGGGACCTGCAGCGTGTAGACGGTCTCGTCGAAGCTCGTGTACGCGTTGAGGTCGGCGCCGAACCGCACGCCGCTCTTCTCGAGGAAGTCGACGATCTCGCTCTTCGGGAACCGCTTCGTCCCGTTGAAAGCCATGTGCTCGACGAAGTGCGCGAGCCCGCGCTGGTCGTCGTCTTCCAGCACCGACCCGGCGTTCACCGCGAGCCACACCTGCGCGCGCGCCTCGGGCTTCTTGTGCGGGAGGATGTAATAGGTCAGCCCGTTCTCGAGCTTCCCCTTCGTGACGCGCGCATCCATCGCGAGCGGCGGATCGCTCTGCTCGGCCGCCTGCGCCGCCTTCGCGCCCGGCGGCGAAGCGACCGGCGCAGCCGGCGGAGGACTGCCACCACAGGCGGCGAGGAGGAGAAGAGCGGAGACGGCAACGAGTCGACGCATGGGCGAGTGATACCCCTTTCAGGGCTCGGGCGGAGCCCGAAACGACGGCGGACGAGCGACGAGTGCTACGATGATCGTCATGCAGCGGTTCCCCGGTCGTGGAGCGCCTCCCGTCGATGAACGGATCGTCGCGCCGGGCTCGCGTGCCGAGATCCTCGAGGGGCAGCTCGTGTTCGCGCCGCCGTCGGACGAGAACCATGCCGTTCCTCACGCCGACCTCGCCTACCTGCTGCGTGCGCACGTGAAGCCTGGGTTCAGCGTCGCCGTCGACATGCTCACGCGGACGAGCGTGCCGAACGACTTCGCGCCCGACGCGAGCGTCTTCGAGAGCGAGCGCGACGAGGTGACGGGCGGCCGCCGCCTCGAACAGCTCGCCTTCGAGGTCGTGAACGAGCAGTCGCTGGCCACGCAGACGACGAAGGCGCGCCAGCTCTCCACCCGCGGCGTGCGACGCATCTTCGTGCTCATCGTGAAGAAGCGAAAGATCCTCGAGTGGGCGCCCAGCACCAACGCCTGGGCCGCGACGCCGCTCGAGTCCATCGACGACCCATGTTTCGTCCGCCCCCTCGACGCCCGCGCGGTGTTCAGCGCGATCGACGCCGACGAAGCCGTCCTCCGCGCCCTCGCGGCCAAAGGCCATCCGTTCCTGGACTCTCTTCGCGAAGAGAGCCGCGAGGACGGTCGAGAGGAGGGGCGCGAAGAGGGGCGCGAGGAGGCCATGCGCGAGGTGCTCCTACGACAGATGCACCTCCGCTTCGGCGACCTCCCGCCCACCGTCGCCCAACGACTCCGCGACGGCACGGTCGACGACCTGACGCGCTGGACCGATCGCGTCATCACCGCGACGAGCATCGACGACATCTTCACGGCCTCCTGAGCGCGCGCAGCTCGTCGGCGCCGCACGACCACCGTCGAAGCGAGCGACAACGCGAGCCCGAAGCGAAACCCACCAGTCAAGAGGACAGCGACTCTCGGGCGAGAGGGCGCCGCCCCCGCCGCCCGCGCCCCCGCGGCTCACATGGAAGAGAGCGACGGAGGCCGAGCGAGCCCCTCAGCCCACCGCGATGCCCAGCGCCTTCCGCAGCGCCAGGTACTGCTCGCTCACCGAGAACATGATGAGCTCCTTCAGCTTGTCCGGCGGCGGGAGGTCGCCGGGGAGTTGGGGCTCCGCGGCGATGATCTTCTTCGCGATCTCGAGGTCCGCGCAGAGCAGGAGGCCCGCCCGCGCGCCCGTGACGTCGACCGCTTGCATCCAGCGCTTCAGGTCCGCCTTCGCGCCGTCCTCGATGAACTTGTGGACGACGAGGCGGAGCGAGTCGCGCTCGACCGGCTGCATGTACTTCACGAACTCGGCCGCCGTCATGTTCACCGCCTGCGCCATCTCGGCGGGGACGTTGAACTCCGGCTGGATGATCTTGATCGCCGAGAAGAAGACGACCTTGAGCTCACCGAGCGTGGGGAACAGGTTCTTGATGTAGTGCTCGCCGCGGTAGTAGCTGAGGTGCTTGCCGACGATGAACGTCAGCTCCTGCGGCGTGTACCCCGTCAGCACGTTCTGACCCGCGACCGACGCCGGGGGGCGCGACGGAACGGCCAGGAGCGCGCCCGCCACGTCGTTGCGGACGTAGAGGTCCGGGAGCTGGATGCCGAGGACCTGCGCCGCCCAGCCGAACGTCTTCGCGAACGTGACCGTGCTCGTGGCAGGGTCCTGCTTGAAGCGGCGATCGAGCACCGGCAGCTGCTTCGCCTTCGCGAGGGCCTGCGTCTTCGCGACGATCGCCGCGGGCGTGACCATCTCGAAGATCTTGCCGATGAAGATGTTCTCGTCCTTGTGGAAGAGGTTCTTCACCCACTGCTCGTTGTCGAGCCGGCTCTTCACCTGGATCATCGCGCGCGGGCGATAGTCCTCGAAGAAGCGCTGCTCCTCCTCGTCCGCCTTGTGGAGGAACGCGAGCGCGGAGCACATGCACCACGCGCGATCGTAGTCGTGCATCTTCAAGGCGAGCTTGTAGAGCGCGCGGTACGGGTCGACGCGGAGCGGGTCCTTCTGGAGGACCTGCGAGTGCTCGCCGACGGCCGCTTCGAGCTGGTCGGTCGACTCGTAGAGCTCGGCGAGGATCTGGCGCTCGACCGGCTCGTCCTTGAACCGCGTCGCCATCTTGAACGCCTCGATGGCGCTGTTGATGTCGGAGAGGCGGTCTCGGTAGATGAGGCCGAGGTTGTGCCAGAGGTTGAACTCGAGGTCGGGGTTGCCGGCGTTCGAGGTCGAGAGGCGGCGCAGCATCTTGCGGAACGCCCGCTCGAGCTGCTTCCAGTCCTTCTGCGCGGTCAGGATCTTGTTGATGCGCTCGAAGGCCTCGAGGTAGCTCGGGTTCAGATCGAGCGCCTCGTTGAACTGCTCGACCGCGCGATCCTGGTCCTGCATCTTGTCGCGGTAGAGCTGCGCGATCGTGAAGATGAACTTCGCCTTGCGGGCGTTGTCCTTCTCCATGTCGGCGATGGCCTGGATCGTGTCGATCATCTTGGCCCAGTTCTGCGTCGCCTCGTAGAGCGGCAGCATCTTGTTGAGGAGCGGCCGGTTGTCCGGCTGGAGATCCTTCGCGTCCTCGAGGGCCTCGATCGCCTTCGCCGGGTTCTTGTCGTTGTCCTGCCAGATGTCGGCGATGTCCTGGAGGACCTTGAAGCGCTCGTCGCCGTCGACGATCGAGTCGAGGATCTGGCGCTTGTAGTGGACGACCTGCTTCCAGTCCTTCAGGTCGGTGTAGATGCCGACCATCGCCTCGAGGGTGGGGCGGTGCGACGCGTCGACGCCGAGCGCCTTCTCGAAGTTGTTGATCGCCTGCTTCGCCTGCCCCTGCTCACGCTTGATCGCGCCGAGCTTCGAGTAGACGTCCGCCCGCTCCTCGGTCTGGTCCTCCGAGAGCGCGGTCAGCACCTTCTGGAAGTTCGTGAGCGACGCGCCCCAGTCCTTGAGCCGGAACGCGACCTCCGCGAGCCCGCGGATCGTGACCTGATCGGTCAGATCGAGCTGGTGCGCGGCCTGGTAGGCCTTGTGCGCCTTCTCGTCGCGACCGAGCGCGGCGGTGACCTGACCGAGCTTGTTGTAGAGCGAGTGCTGCTCGCCGCGGTCACGCTTGCCCGCCTTGCGGGTCAGCATGTCGAGGAGCGGCTCCGCCTTCTCCCACTCCTCCTTGACGATGTACTCGTCGACGAGAGGCATCGCCGCCTCCTCGTTCTCGGGGTCCGCCTCGAAGGCGGCCTCCCAGGCGAGGACGGCGCTGTCGTGATCGCCGAGCATCTCCTCGCGGAGACGACCGAGCTCGCAGAGCAGGCGCGCACGCTGGCGCGGGGCCGGCGTGTAGCTCTGCTCCTGATCGATGTAGCGCGCGGCCTTGTCGTAGTCCGCGTTGTCCATCGCGATCTGGCGCAGCGCGCCGAGGGTCGCGATGTGCGAGGGATCGAGATCGAGCGCCATCTCGAAGCGGTCCTGCGCGGAGACGCGGTCTCCGAGCTTCTCGTCGAGGGCCTTGCCGATCTTGTAGTAGCTCTCGACGCGCTGCTTCGTGTCCTGCGTCAGCTCGGCGACGCGCGTCATGTAGTCGATCGCCTGCGAGGCGTCGCCCTGCTTGTCGTAGAGCTTCGAGAGGGCCTCGAGCGCGGGGAGGTTCACGTCGTCGAGGTCGACGATGTTCCGGTACGCGTCGATCGCGCGCTCGGTGTCCTCGATCTCGTCGGCGTAGACCTGCGCGATCGAGGCGTAGAGGTCGATCTTCGTCTTGCGGTCGAGCGTCGCCGAGATGTGGCGCTCGTAGACGTTGATGAGCTCCACCCACTGCCGGAGCTTCCGGTAGCAGCGCTCGAGCGCGAAGTAGGCCTCCTCGTGGTTCGGGTCGATCTCGAGGACCTGCTCGAGCCGCTGCGCCGCGATGTCGGCCTTGAGGAAGTGCTCCTCGTGGATGTTGGCGAGCTGCATCAGGATGTCGATGCGCTCACGCTCGGTCGTGACGACGTCGAGCTGCGACTCGAGCACGCGCACGAGCTCGGGCCACTGGTTCAGGATCTCGTAGACGCGGGCGAGGCCGCGGAGGCCCTGCAGGTTCTGCGGCTCGATCTCGATGACCTCGCGGAAGGTCTGCGCCGCCTTCTGCGGATCGTTCATCTCCTCGTTGAGGCCGCCGATCCGCAGCTTCGTCGCCGCGATCTCCGCCGCGTCTTCGAGCGCGCGGACCTTGCGCGTCAGGATGTCGACGAGCTGCTTCTTCTCGCCGCGTGACGCGTAGATGCGCTCCAGGTTCTCGATCGCCGGGATGAAGAGCCCGTCGACCTCGAGCGCGCGGTTGAAGTGGGTGACCGCCTGATCGGTCTGGCCCATCTGCGAGTCGAGGAGCTCACCGAGCTCGGTGAGGATCTCCTTCCGGTCCACGTCGCTGACCGCGACGTCGAGCGCGCGCGTGAGCGTCGCGCCGAGCTGCTGCCAGTTGCCGTTCTTGCGATAGAGCTGGCCCATCTGGCGCAGCGCGCCGACGTTGTTCGGGTCGAGCGCGACGATCTGCGCGTAGTAGGGCTGCGCGTACTCGGGGTGGCCGAGGTCGTCGCCGTACCACTTCGCGAGGTGGAGGCAGAGGCGGATCTTCTGCGTCGGCTCCGTCTGCGCCTGGAGCCAGTTGTTCGCGGTCTGGATCACCTCGCCCCAGCGCCCGGTCGCCTGCGCCATGCGCTCGAGGTACTTCGACGTCTCACGATCGTGGAAGTCGAGGCCGAGCGCGTTGATGAGCGCGTCGAGGGCTTGGTTCTTGTCGTCGAGCTTCTCCTCGAAGACCTTCGCGATGCGGCGGAGGAGGTCGGTCTGGTCGGCGACCTCCGCGCGTGTGTCGAGGCGTCCGAGGTAGAGCTCGATGAGCGGCTCCCACC
The DNA window shown above is from Labilithrix sp. and carries:
- a CDS encoding insulinase family protein, encoding MRRLVAVSALLLLAACGGSPPPAAPVASPPGAKAAQAAEQSDPPLAMDARVTKGKLENGLTYYILPHKKPEARAQVWLAVNAGSVLEDDDQRGLAHFVEHMAFNGTKRFPKSEIVDFLEKSGVRFGADLNAYTSFDETVYTLQVPTDKPEILAKAFNVLRDWAGDVTFDPVEVDKERGVVLEEWRLGRGAGMRLFDKRAPVLFHGSKYAERITIGKPEILKTASRDTLYRYYKDWYRPDNMAVIAVGDFTAADIEKQIKAEFSNLPPAAKNAKPRALAEVPAHAQDLYSIETDPEMTATSISVMTKLPKRPHKSAKDYRRVLTEQLYNSMLNARFDEIRRAPNAPFLSAMSYAGGGVRSLDVFSQNATVKEDGIPAGYAALREELLRVEKHGFVKSELERAKASTLRNFQQHVKEYDKRDSRVFSAEIVRNFLTEEAMPGPEKELALAEEMLPTITLEELNVLGKTLGKGSHVLAVAGGPKMVKPTPETFSALDKELAAKDVKPYDDGGEGVPLMAKAPAPGKVTATKSIAEIGVTEWTLSNGVRVVVKPTTFANDEVKLSAFSPGGTSLVKDADFDTARAADTIVSQGGIGPVDAVQLRKSLAGKIASLNPRINELEEGLTGNASPNDLETLMQMVHLTFTAPRKDESAFASWRARETERVKNRRLSPESTFLEDMSLFSTQNHLRRQPTTPESLLKVDLDKALAIYKDRFGDAGDFTFLFVGNVELEKLKPLVETYLGSLPSSGRKETWKDPKVARPSGVAKKVITKGSEPKSRVMLTFHGNEKFTRDTENDMKMLGEALRIRLREVLREDMGGVYGVGANGGIARRPRAEYSFNVSFGCSPENVDKLEKAVFDEIQSVQAQGVSDLYVTKIKEMRKRAHETDLKENSFWLRELERAYVYGDDPKQIQDISAMTEKVTSDRIKAAAKKYLSKTQYILGELKPETTAAAK
- a CDS encoding Uma2 family endonuclease, with product MQRFPGRGAPPVDERIVAPGSRAEILEGQLVFAPPSDENHAVPHADLAYLLRAHVKPGFSVAVDMLTRTSVPNDFAPDASVFESERDEVTGGRRLEQLAFEVVNEQSLATQTTKARQLSTRGVRRIFVLIVKKRKILEWAPSTNAWAATPLESIDDPCFVRPLDARAVFSAIDADEAVLRALAAKGHPFLDSLREESREDGREEGREEGREEAMREVLLRQMHLRFGDLPPTVAQRLRDGTVDDLTRWTDRVITATSIDDIFTAS